A DNA window from Peromyscus leucopus breed LL Stock chromosome 3, UCI_PerLeu_2.1, whole genome shotgun sequence contains the following coding sequences:
- the Gatad1 gene encoding GATA zinc finger domain-containing protein 1, which yields MPLGLKPTCSVCKTTSSSMWKKSPQGDILCHHCTGRGGGGGGGGAGAAGGAGVAGAFGAAAFASTSAGPPQSNGGGGGKQSKQEIHRRSARLRNTKYKSAPAAEKKVSTKGKGRRHIFKLKNPIKAPESVSTIITAESIFYKGVYYQIGDVVSVIDEQDGKPYYAQIRGFIQDQYCEKSAALTWLIPTLASPRDQFDPASYIIGPEEDLPRKMEYLEFVCHAPSEYFKSRSSPFPTVPTRPEKGYIWTHVGPTPAITIKETVANHL from the exons ATGCCGCTGGGCCTGAAGCCCACCTGCAGCGTGTGCAAGACCACGTCGTCCTCCATGTGGAAGAAGAGCCCACAGGGCGACATCCTCTGTCACCACTGCACGggccggggcggcggcggcggcggtggcggcgccgGGGCGGCGGGCGGGGCCGGGGTCGCCGGCGCCTTCGGCGCGGCCGCCTTCGCCAGCACCTCGGCCGGCCCTCCGCAGAGCAACGGGGGCGGGGGTGGCAAGCAG AGTAAGCAAGAAATTCACAGAAGGTCTGCTCGGCTCAGAAATACCAAATACAAATCTGCTCCAGCTGCTGAAAAGAAAGTTTCCActaaaggaaaagggagaaggcacatttttaaattaaaaaac cCTATCAAAGCTCCTGAATCTGTTTCTACCATAATTACTGCAGAGTCAATCTTCTACAAG GGAGTGTATTACCAAATTGGTGATGTTGTTTCCGTGATTGATGAGCAAGATGGAAAGCCGTACTATGCTCAGATCAGGGGTTTTATTCAGGACCAGTACTGTGAGAAGAGCGCAGCACTGACCTGGCTCATTCCTACCCTTGCCAGCCCCAGAGACCAGTTTGATCCTGCGTCCTATATCATAG GGCCAGAGGAAGATCTTCCAAGGAAGATGGAATACCTGGAATTTGTTTGCCACGCACCTTCTGAGTATTTCAAGTCAAGGTCGTCACCATTTCCTACAGTTCCCACCAGACCAGAGAAAGGCTACATATGGACTCATGTTGGACCTACTCCTGCAATAACTATTAAAGAAACAGTTGCCAACCACTTATAG
- the LOC114687308 gene encoding LOW QUALITY PROTEIN: collagen alpha-1(III) chain-like (The sequence of the model RefSeq protein was modified relative to this genomic sequence to represent the inferred CDS: inserted 1 base in 1 codon) gives MVAGSGGPRGRSDTGMAVVGAGRPRVGPPPRRLEERDRQGLRCWAARAAAQRPPLPPGSGKRPWAARDPALPGKASSGSRVDPGVAGAAGRPKPDLRRPGLPAGAGLPSGAGLPAGAGAPGVGGAPGRGGAGXGGAPGRGGAGAAPGAGLPGRGPGLRGWAGLPGGAGLAGLPAGRGSGMGGAPGWAGLRGGAGRGWRGGAGGAPGAGLPAGVGAPGMGGAPGRGGAPGAGLPGRGGAWEAGGAHPPEVALPVTHSCKCYIWWGKCKIPR, from the exons ATGGTGGCCGGCTCGGGCGGCCCCCGCGGGCGGAGCGACACGGGAATGGCGGTCGTCGGCGCCGGCCGCCCGCGGGTCGGCCCGCCACCCCGGCGACTGGAAGAGCGGGACAGGCAAGGTCTGAGGTGCTGGGCCGCCCGCGCCGCTGCCCAGCGGCCGCCACTGCCCCCGGGGAGCGGGAAGCGGCCTTGGGCAGCCCGGGACCCAGCCCTG CCCGGGAAAGCCAGCTCGGGCTCGAGGGTGGACCCCGGGGTGGCCGGGGCCGCGGGGAGACCGAAGCCCGACCTCCGCCGACCGGGGCTTCCGGCGGGGGCGGGGCTTCCGTCGGGGGCGGGGCTTCCGGCGGGGGCCGGGGCTCCGGGGGTGGGCGGGGctccggggcggggcggggctg gGGGCGGGGctccggggcggggcggggctggcgCGGCTCCCGGGGCGGGGCTCCCGGGGCGGGGGCCGGGGCTCCGGGGATGGGCGGGGCtcccgggcggggcggggctggcgGGGCTTCCGGCGGGGCGGGGCTCCGGGATGGGCGGGGCTCCTGGATGGGCGGGGctccggggcggggcggggcggggctggcgGGGCGGGGCTGGCGGGGCTCCCGGGGCGGGGCTTCCGGCGGGGGTCGGGGCTCCGGGGATGGGCGGGGctccggggcggggcggggctccCGGGGCGGGGCTCCCGGGGCGGGGCGGAGCCTGGGAAGCCGGTGGAGCCCACCCGCCAGAAGTGGCGCTGCCTGTCACTCACTCTTGTAAGTGCTACATCTGGTGGGGGAAATGTAAGATTCCCCGTTAA